In Caballeronia insecticola, one DNA window encodes the following:
- the crcB gene encoding fluoride efflux transporter CrcB — MYLSIIAVGLGGGLGSLLRWVLGLRLNAIFPNLPLGTFTANVIAGYIIGVAVAFFARVPDISVEWRLFVITGLMGGLSTFSTFSAEVVAHLQQGRLGWAFAEIAIHVGASLLMTALGIATVAVAS, encoded by the coding sequence ATGTATTTGTCGATCATCGCCGTGGGGCTCGGGGGCGGACTGGGCTCGCTCCTCAGATGGGTCCTCGGCCTGCGCCTCAATGCGATCTTTCCTAATCTGCCGCTCGGCACGTTCACGGCGAACGTCATTGCGGGCTACATCATCGGCGTGGCGGTCGCGTTTTTCGCGCGCGTCCCGGACATCTCGGTGGAATGGCGGCTTTTCGTCATCACCGGGCTGATGGGCGGACTCTCCACGTTTTCCACGTTCTCGGCCGAAGTGGTCGCCCATCTGCAGCAGGGGCGGCTCGGCTGGGCGTTCGCGGAGATCGCGATTCACGTCGGCGCGTCGCTTCTGATGACTGCGCTCGGCATCGCGACGGTGGCCGTGGCTTCCTGA
- a CDS encoding GNAT family N-acetyltransferase: MPGLSLIEIRPYRANDLDGVIDLFQRAVRETASADYSAVQIDVWSHVDRDEWELARLSRPTWVAFVGGELAGFADLEKNGLVDMMFVDPKHQRTGVATALLARVEAEADEADIGCLHTYASVTARPFFEYCGFTMLLARAVVVREQRFVQFVMEKVL; the protein is encoded by the coding sequence ATGCCAGGGCTTTCGCTCATCGAAATCAGACCGTACCGTGCGAACGATCTCGACGGCGTGATTGATCTGTTTCAACGCGCAGTGCGCGAGACGGCCTCGGCCGATTACAGTGCGGTGCAGATCGACGTTTGGTCGCACGTGGACCGCGACGAGTGGGAACTGGCCCGCCTGAGCCGCCCGACGTGGGTAGCGTTCGTCGGCGGCGAACTGGCCGGTTTCGCGGATCTCGAAAAGAACGGTCTCGTCGACATGATGTTCGTCGATCCGAAGCATCAACGCACGGGCGTGGCGACGGCGCTGCTCGCGCGCGTGGAAGCCGAGGCGGACGAAGCCGACATCGGTTGCCTGCACACCTATGCGAGCGTCACGGCGCGGCCGTTCTTCGAATATTGCGGTTTCACGATGCTGCTCGCGCGCGCGGTCGTCGTGCGGGAACAGCGCTTCGTCCAGTTCGTCATGGAAAAAGTGCTGTAG
- a CDS encoding HutD/Ves family protein: protein MIIRADSLTPRPWKNGGGVTREIAAGPPGASMEAFAWRLSLADVAADGAFSTFPGVDRVLVLLDGAGMRLTEASGHVHALDAPLAIARFPGETPIHATLNHGPTRDFNVMVQRARARATVQAHRESAAIVATHDVTLIFCARGRIEIECAGDARHTLESGDTLRLDRATALECEAADGAAWLHVGIDML from the coding sequence ATGATCATTCGGGCTGACTCGCTCACTCCCCGGCCATGGAAAAACGGCGGCGGCGTGACGCGCGAGATCGCGGCGGGGCCGCCGGGTGCGTCGATGGAGGCGTTCGCATGGCGTCTGTCGCTCGCCGATGTCGCCGCAGACGGCGCGTTCTCCACCTTCCCCGGCGTCGACCGCGTGCTCGTGCTGCTGGACGGCGCGGGCATGCGCCTCACGGAAGCGAGCGGCCATGTGCACGCGCTCGACGCGCCGCTCGCGATCGCGCGCTTTCCCGGCGAGACGCCAATCCACGCGACACTCAATCACGGACCGACGCGCGATTTCAACGTGATGGTGCAACGGGCGCGGGCACGCGCGACGGTGCAGGCGCATCGTGAATCGGCTGCCATCGTGGCCACGCACGACGTCACGTTGATCTTCTGCGCGCGCGGCCGGATCGAAATCGAATGCGCCGGCGACGCGCGCCATACGCTCGAATCGGGCGACACGCTGCGCCTCGATCGCGCGACCGCACTGGAGTGCGAAGCGGCGGACGGCGCGGCGTGGCTGCACGTCGGCATCGACATGCTGTAG
- the hutC gene encoding histidine utilization repressor has product MNTPAYQEIKDYILRRIHIGEWKEGDQVPSENELAREFKVARMTVNRALRELTAEQILTRVQGAGTFVAQPKYASTLVEIRSISDEIVARGHTYSAQVLHLGASIVDEALAAEMHLTLGSPVFHSRVLHFENDEPVQMEARYVNPALAPEYARQDFTTITPNQYLMVAAPLQRVEYRIEASVPSAEIRHALAMNEHEPCLLLHRRTWSRDAVASVANLWHPGDRYQFTGHF; this is encoded by the coding sequence ATGAACACGCCCGCGTATCAGGAGATCAAGGACTACATTCTCCGGCGCATTCATATCGGTGAGTGGAAGGAGGGCGATCAGGTGCCCTCCGAAAACGAGCTCGCGCGCGAGTTCAAAGTCGCGCGCATGACCGTGAACCGTGCGCTACGCGAGCTGACCGCCGAGCAGATCCTGACGCGCGTGCAGGGCGCGGGCACCTTCGTCGCGCAGCCGAAATACGCGTCTACGCTGGTCGAGATTCGCAGCATTTCCGATGAAATCGTCGCGCGTGGCCACACGTATAGCGCGCAGGTGCTGCATCTGGGCGCGTCGATCGTCGATGAAGCGCTCGCCGCCGAGATGCATCTGACGCTGGGCAGCCCGGTGTTCCATTCGCGCGTGCTGCATTTCGAAAACGACGAACCCGTGCAGATGGAAGCGCGCTACGTGAATCCTGCGCTCGCGCCGGAATATGCGCGGCAGGATTTCACGACCATCACGCCGAATCAGTACCTGATGGTGGCGGCGCCTTTGCAGCGCGTCGAGTACCGGATCGAGGCTTCGGTGCCGTCGGCGGAAATTCGCCATGCGCTCGCGATGAACGAACACGAGCCGTGTCTGCTGCTGCATCGGCGCACGTGGTCGCGCGATGCCGTCGCGTCCGTGGCGAACCTCTGGCATCCGGGCGACCGCTATCAGTTCACCGGACATTTTTGA
- the hutH gene encoding histidine ammonia-lyase: MITLTPGKLTLPQLRRIARGSDPLTLDPASFDAIDASARAVAAIAAKGEPAYGINTGFGRLANTHIPADQLELLQKNLVLSHAVGVGEPMSRPVVRLLMALKLSSLGRGHSGIRREVIDALITLFNADVLPVIPVKGSVGASGDLAPLAHMSTVLLGLGDVMIRGERASAVDGLAVAGLKPLTLQAKEGLALLNGTQASAALALYNLFAIEDLFRTGLVAGALSVDAAAGSVVPFDARIHELRGHRGQIDAASAYRTLLKGSGINLSHADCEKVQDPYSLRCQPQVMGACLDQMRHAADVLLIESNAVSDNPLIFPDTGEVLSGGNFHAEPVAFAADNLALAAAEIGALAERRIALLIDATLSGLPPFLVRDGGVNSGFMIAHVTAAALASENKTLAHPASVDSLPTSANQEDHVSMATFAARKLGDIASNTANILAIELLAAAQGVDLRAPYQTSAPLLEVMKTLRAQVPHYDLDRYFAPDIAAIATLVQDGAIARHSPFAFASEQAA; encoded by the coding sequence ATGATCACGCTCACACCCGGAAAACTCACTCTCCCGCAACTGCGCCGTATCGCCCGTGGCTCGGATCCGCTCACGCTGGATCCGGCCAGCTTCGACGCCATCGATGCAAGCGCGCGCGCCGTCGCCGCAATCGCCGCGAAGGGCGAGCCTGCCTACGGCATCAACACGGGCTTCGGGCGGCTCGCCAACACGCACATCCCCGCCGATCAACTCGAACTGCTGCAAAAGAATCTGGTGCTGTCGCACGCGGTGGGCGTCGGTGAGCCGATGTCGCGTCCGGTCGTGCGGCTGTTGATGGCGCTCAAGCTGTCGAGCCTCGGCCGCGGTCATTCGGGCATCCGCCGCGAAGTCATCGACGCGCTCATCACGCTTTTCAACGCCGACGTGCTGCCGGTCATCCCGGTGAAAGGCTCGGTCGGCGCATCGGGCGATCTCGCGCCGCTCGCGCATATGTCCACGGTGCTGCTCGGCTTGGGCGACGTCATGATTCGCGGCGAGCGCGCAAGTGCCGTCGACGGCCTCGCGGTCGCGGGCCTGAAGCCGCTCACGTTGCAGGCGAAGGAAGGGCTCGCGCTCCTGAACGGCACGCAAGCCTCGGCGGCGCTCGCGCTCTACAACCTCTTCGCGATCGAAGACCTGTTCCGCACCGGGCTCGTCGCGGGCGCGTTGTCGGTGGATGCGGCGGCGGGCTCCGTCGTGCCGTTCGATGCGCGCATCCACGAACTGCGCGGCCATCGCGGCCAGATCGATGCAGCCAGCGCGTATCGCACCCTGCTGAAGGGCTCGGGCATCAATCTGTCGCACGCGGACTGCGAGAAGGTTCAGGACCCGTACAGCCTGCGCTGCCAGCCGCAGGTGATGGGCGCGTGTCTCGACCAGATGCGTCACGCGGCGGACGTGCTGCTGATTGAATCGAACGCTGTCTCCGATAATCCGCTGATCTTCCCCGATACGGGCGAAGTGCTCTCGGGCGGCAACTTCCACGCGGAACCGGTCGCGTTCGCCGCCGACAATCTCGCGCTCGCCGCCGCCGAAATCGGCGCGTTGGCGGAACGCCGCATCGCGCTCTTGATCGACGCGACGCTCTCCGGCCTGCCGCCTTTCCTGGTGCGCGACGGCGGCGTGAACTCGGGCTTCATGATTGCGCATGTGACGGCTGCCGCGCTCGCGTCCGAGAACAAGACGCTCGCGCATCCGGCATCGGTGGATTCGCTGCCGACTTCCGCGAATCAGGAAGATCACGTGTCCATGGCGACGTTCGCCGCGCGCAAGCTCGGCGACATCGCCAGCAACACGGCCAACATTCTCGCGATCGAACTGCTCGCGGCGGCGCAGGGCGTCGATCTGCGCGCACCGTATCAGACGAGCGCGCCGCTGCTCGAAGTGATGAAGACGCTGCGCGCGCAGGTTCCGCACTACGACCTCGACCGCTACTTCGCGCCGGACATCGCCGCAATTGCGACGCTCGTGCAAGACGGCGCGATCGCGCGGCACAGCCCGTTCGCGTTCGCATCGGAACAGGCTGCATGA
- a CDS encoding DUF4148 domain-containing protein translates to MKAFVPALVIASALAAPTFAFAQDNGPVTRAQVRAELVQLEKAGYNPSADHATYPQNIQAAESRVNAQQGTSSYGASTAGSSQSGARQAVSMSDRNSVYFGH, encoded by the coding sequence ATCAAGGCATTCGTTCCCGCACTCGTCATCGCTTCGGCTCTCGCTGCTCCGACTTTCGCGTTCGCGCAAGACAACGGCCCGGTGACCCGCGCGCAAGTTCGCGCAGAGCTGGTTCAGCTCGAAAAGGCGGGCTACAACCCGTCCGCCGATCACGCTACCTATCCGCAAAACATTCAAGCCGCCGAATCGCGCGTGAATGCGCAACAAGGTACGTCGTCGTACGGTGCTTCGACGGCAGGCTCGTCGCAATCGGGCGCACGTCAGGCCGTGTCGATGTCGGATCGTAATTCGGTGTACTTCGGCCATTAA
- the hutG gene encoding N-formylglutamate deformylase, translated as MDGSSIFTLERGSAPLLISIPHRGTRIPCALADEMTPVAQRVEDCDWHLERLYAFGRELGASMLTPEYARYVIDLNRPPDDANLYPGRDTTGLCPVDTFDKAPLYKPGHEPSREQIDARRAMYWQPYHDALAGELDRLRHAHGRVLLWEAHSIRSVVPRFFDGRLTDFNFGTADGASAAPGLAEHLAGIVGRDGRYTTVANGRFKGGYITRHYGRPADGVHSIQLELTQVTYMKESAPFAYDEALASEVQPLLRELVWAAVAYVSAA; from the coding sequence ATGGACGGTTCTTCGATCTTCACGCTGGAACGCGGCAGCGCGCCGCTGCTGATCTCGATTCCGCATCGGGGCACGCGCATTCCCTGTGCGCTCGCCGACGAGATGACGCCCGTCGCACAACGCGTCGAAGATTGCGACTGGCATCTGGAACGGCTGTATGCGTTCGGGCGCGAACTGGGCGCGTCGATGCTGACGCCCGAATATGCGCGCTATGTGATCGACCTGAACCGTCCGCCCGACGATGCGAATCTCTATCCCGGCCGCGATACGACCGGGCTGTGTCCCGTCGATACCTTCGACAAGGCGCCGCTCTACAAGCCGGGACACGAGCCGTCACGCGAGCAGATCGATGCGCGCCGCGCGATGTACTGGCAGCCGTATCACGACGCGCTTGCTGGCGAACTCGACCGCTTGCGGCACGCGCATGGCCGCGTGCTGCTGTGGGAAGCGCATTCGATCCGCTCGGTCGTGCCGCGTTTCTTCGACGGGCGTTTGACGGATTTCAACTTCGGCACTGCGGATGGCGCTTCGGCGGCGCCGGGGCTGGCGGAGCATCTGGCGGGCATCGTCGGGCGTGACGGCCGCTATACGACGGTGGCGAACGGACGCTTCAAGGGCGGCTACATCACACGGCACTATGGCCGCCCGGCGGATGGCGTTCACTCGATTCAACTGGAGTTGACGCAGGTCACCTACATGAAAGAATCGGCGCCGTTTGCTTACGACGAAGCGCTCGCCAGCGAGGTGCAGCCGCTCCTGCGCGAGCTGGTTTGGGCGGCGGTCGCTTATGTGTCGGCTGCGTGA
- a CDS encoding formimidoylglutamate deiminase, translating to MNAAPRAFFADHARLADGWQRDVLFEWDENGALVRVTPDSAAPAGVERAQGPVVPGMPNLHSHAFQRAMAGLTEYRASATDTFWSWRDLMYRFAAKIGPESLGDIARWLYIEMLKAGYTSVCEFHYVHHAPDGAPYANRAELAERVVDAAASAGIGITMLPVLYEYSGFNQSAPRDDQRRFLNTPDSLLALIDALTRSRPENGTRRYGVAPHSLRAVSGESLAALIEGLDARLQRAPVHIHISEQVAEIEACLAATGQRPVEWLLDRFDVDERWCLVHATHIDAGECARLAASGAIAGLCLTTEANLGDGVFPSREYLDAGGRIGVGSDSHIGVDWRSELRLLEYGQRLWRRQRNVLASSTQSRPADRLFDAALDGGAHATGRAVGMLAPGKRADWLVLDDAHPGIGGHAPETWLSSVIFGEHGESPIRDVFVGGRKVIAARRHAQEDESLARYRAALRGLLG from the coding sequence ATGAATGCAGCGCCCCGCGCATTCTTCGCCGATCACGCGCGCCTGGCCGATGGCTGGCAACGCGACGTGCTGTTCGAATGGGACGAGAACGGCGCGCTCGTGCGCGTCACGCCGGACAGCGCCGCGCCCGCGGGCGTCGAACGCGCGCAAGGGCCGGTCGTGCCCGGCATGCCGAATCTGCATTCGCACGCGTTCCAGCGCGCGATGGCGGGCCTCACCGAATATCGCGCCAGCGCAACCGATACGTTCTGGAGCTGGCGCGATCTCATGTATCGCTTCGCCGCGAAGATCGGACCGGAGTCGCTCGGGGATATCGCGCGGTGGCTGTACATCGAGATGCTGAAGGCGGGGTACACGTCCGTCTGCGAGTTTCATTACGTGCATCACGCACCCGACGGCGCGCCCTACGCGAACCGCGCGGAACTCGCCGAGCGCGTCGTCGATGCGGCTGCGAGTGCGGGCATCGGCATCACGATGTTGCCCGTGCTCTACGAATACAGCGGCTTCAATCAGAGCGCGCCGCGCGACGATCAACGTCGCTTTCTCAACACGCCCGACTCGCTGCTCGCCCTGATCGATGCGCTGACGCGCTCGCGGCCGGAGAACGGTACGCGCCGCTACGGCGTGGCGCCGCATTCGCTGCGGGCCGTGTCCGGCGAATCGCTCGCGGCTTTGATCGAAGGGCTCGACGCGCGTTTGCAGCGCGCGCCGGTGCATATCCATATTTCCGAGCAGGTCGCCGAAATCGAGGCCTGTCTCGCGGCCACGGGCCAGCGTCCGGTCGAATGGCTGCTCGATCGTTTCGATGTCGATGAACGCTGGTGCCTCGTGCACGCGACGCATATCGACGCCGGCGAATGCGCGCGTCTCGCGGCCAGCGGCGCGATCGCGGGACTGTGTCTCACGACCGAGGCGAATCTCGGCGACGGCGTGTTTCCGTCGCGCGAATATCTCGATGCGGGCGGGCGAATCGGCGTAGGCTCGGATAGTCACATTGGCGTCGACTGGCGCTCGGAACTGCGGCTGCTCGAATACGGCCAGCGTTTGTGGCGGCGCCAGCGCAACGTGCTCGCTTCGTCGACGCAGAGCCGTCCCGCCGATCGTCTCTTCGACGCCGCGCTCGACGGCGGCGCGCACGCAACGGGCCGCGCCGTCGGCATGCTCGCGCCCGGCAAGCGCGCGGACTGGCTCGTGCTCGACGACGCGCATCCCGGCATCGGCGGCCATGCGCCCGAAACGTGGCTGTCGAGCGTGATCTTCGGCGAGCATGGCGAGAGCCCGATCCGCGACGTCTTCGTCGGCGGCCGCAAGGTGATCGCCGCGCGCCGGCACGCGCAGGAGGACGAATCGCTCGCGCGTTATCGTGCCGCTCTGCGCGGTCTGCTCGGCTGA
- a CDS encoding M55 family metallopeptidase, giving the protein MKVLISVDIEGIAGVFHPEQTRAGNGEYEQARRWMTREANAATLGAFEGGASQVWINDSHGGFRNLVPDLLDPRVRLVLGKPRTLGMMAGLEASPELVFMIGYHARAQSRGILAHTINSAAFARVMLDAEEVGEAALYGRLAEERGARVVLLTGDDVFGAETLPAFPGARFLCVKTAHGYSSGVTETPAAACEAIQLAARETLEAAADQQRMSRAAPAAHRCELRAQSTAFADLFCQWPTLERVDAVTLAFDAPSVEHVVRTLNCLSAMSFMIR; this is encoded by the coding sequence ATGAAAGTGCTGATTTCGGTGGATATCGAAGGCATTGCGGGCGTGTTCCATCCGGAGCAGACGCGCGCCGGCAACGGCGAATACGAACAGGCGCGCCGCTGGATGACGCGCGAGGCCAATGCGGCTACGCTCGGCGCATTCGAAGGAGGCGCGTCGCAGGTATGGATCAACGATTCGCACGGCGGATTTCGCAACCTTGTGCCGGATCTGCTCGATCCGCGCGTGCGGCTCGTGCTCGGCAAGCCGCGCACGCTCGGCATGATGGCGGGGCTCGAGGCATCGCCGGAACTGGTGTTCATGATCGGTTATCACGCGCGTGCGCAAAGCCGCGGAATTCTGGCGCACACGATCAACAGCGCCGCGTTCGCGCGCGTCATGCTGGATGCGGAGGAAGTCGGCGAGGCGGCGCTGTACGGCAGGCTTGCCGAGGAACGCGGCGCGCGCGTCGTGCTCCTGACCGGCGACGACGTCTTCGGCGCCGAAACCTTGCCCGCGTTTCCCGGCGCACGCTTTCTCTGTGTGAAGACCGCGCACGGCTATTCGAGCGGCGTGACCGAAACGCCCGCCGCCGCATGCGAGGCGATCCAGCTTGCCGCGCGTGAAACGCTCGAGGCGGCAGCGGATCAGCAACGCATGTCGCGCGCGGCGCCCGCCGCACATCGCTGCGAATTGCGTGCGCAAAGCACCGCATTCGCCGATCTTTTTTGCCAATGGCCGACGCTCGAACGCGTCGATGCCGTGACGCTCGCGTTCGATGCGCCCTCGGTCGAACATGTCGTGCGAACGCTCAATTGCCTTTCGGCAATGTCCTTCATGATACGGTGA